Below is a window of Geomonas oryzisoli DNA.
GACAACGGTCCCGGCATTCCGGCGGACGTACTGGAGAACATGTTCACCCCGTTTTTCACCACCAAGTCGCAGGGCACGGGGCTAGGGCTTGCCATCTGCCAGAAGATCGTGTCCGAGCACCGCGGCATGATCCGCGTCGATTCCGATCCGTCCCGCGGCACCGTCTTCACCGTCATGCTGCCGCTGGTGCAATAATTTACAGCCGTTCAACGTTCTACGTTCAAGGTTCGATTGCGCCTCTTGCAGAGACGCCGTCATCCTGGCCTGACCTGCAGCGTGGCAAGTCAAGGCGTAGAGTCCAATGCCGGATGACCGCATCGAACGTTGAACGTCGAACATTGAACGGTTTTTAGGAGTTTTTATGTCTATCAACAACATTCTCGTGGCGGATGACGAAGAGAGCATGCGCTGGGTCCTTTCCAAGGCCCTCAAGAAGAAAGGTTTCAACGTCGAGCTGGCCAAGGACGGCAACGAGGCGCTCAAGCTCATCAAGGAAAACGTCTACGACCTGGCGCTTTTGGACATCAAGATGCCGGGCGTCACGGGACTGGAGCTGCTGGATCGGGTCAAGGAGGAACGCGCTGACCTGATGGTGGTGATCATGACCGCCGAGGCGAGCATGAAGAACGCCGTCGAGGCGATGAAGCGCGGCGCCTACGACTACCTGACCAAGCCCTTCGACTTGGGCGTGATCGACGCGGTCGTGGAGAAGGTGAGCCGGGCGCGCGAGATGACCTCACAGGTTTCGCTCCTGAAGGAAGAGCTCGCGGACCGTTACCAGCTCGAGAAGACCATCATCGGCAACTCCCCCGCCATGCGCGAGGTCTACAAGACCATCGGCAAGGTGGCCCCTTCCGACGTCACCGTCCTGGTGCAGGGGGAGTCGGGTACCGGCAAGGAGCTGATCGCCCGCGCCATCCACTACAACTCCAAGCGCCTTGGCAAGCCCTTCATCCCGCTCAACTGCGCCGCCATCCCCAAGGAGCTGCTGGAAAGCGAGCTGTTCGGCTTCGAGAAGGGCGCCTTCACCGGCGCCACCGAGCGGAAGCTGGGCAAGTTCGAGCAGGCCAACGGCGGCACCATCTTCCTGGACGAGATCGGCGACATGCCCATCGACCTGCAGGCCAAGATCCTCAGGGTGCTGCAGGAGCGCGAGATCACCAGGACCGGCGGCAACCAGAGCATCCCGGTCGACGTCAGGGTGGTGGCCGCCACCAACCAGGATCTCGAGGAGAGCGTGCGCAACAAGCAGTTCCGCGAGGACCTCTACTACCGCCTCAACGTGATCCCGATCCAGCTGGTGCCGCTGCGCGACCGCAAGGAGGACATCCCGCTCCTGGTGCAGTACTTCCTGGGCAAGATCTGCGCGGAGCTCGAGGTGCCGCAAAAGCGCACCTCGGCCGATGCCGTGAAGCTCCTCTCCAACTACAACTGGCCCGGCAACATCCGCGAACTGGAGAACACCATCAAGAGAGCCGTGATCCTGTCGCCCGACCCGCTCCTGGTTGCCTCCGATTTCCCCGGCCTCAGGAACCGGCAGGGGGAAGGTAAGGGGGAGGAATTGTCGCTGGAGGGGATCGTCGATCTCAAGCTGCGCGGCTGCTTCTCCAACATGGAGAAGATGGAGAGCGGCGACGTGCATGCCATGGTGCTGGAGCAGGTCGAGCGTCCGCTGATCCGCTTCGTTTTGGAGAAGACCCGTGGCAACCAGGTGCGTGCCGCGGACATCCTGGGCATCAACCGCAACACCCTCAGAAAGAAGATCACCGAACTGGGCATCGAACTGCGCAAGGAGTAAGAGGAAGATTGAGACTTCAAAACCCTCACAACCATTAGCCACGGAGATAATCTGAGCACATCGGAGAAACCTTTCGGTTTTACCCCAGATTATTGTTTTTCTCAGATTTTCTCAGAAGTTCTCCGTGGCTAATGGTTTTTTTTGTCTTATCTCAACCTGCTTTAGGAGGTGTTATGACCCTGCTGGAAAGATTTTTCCTGGAAAAAGAGAGTGCTCAACTGGTGGTGGTCGACGTGCAGGACAAGCTTTGCCGCGCCATGGATGAGAAGGTGCTGGGGAAGCTGACCAACAACATCTCCATTCTGCTCGATGCGGCGGCCGAGTTGGGGATCCCGGCGCTTGCCACCGAGCAGTACGTGAAGGGGCTCGGTGAAACGGTCCCCTCCTTGAAGGAGAAGCTTTGCACGCCGAGCCTGGAGAAGATGACCTTCAGCTGCTGTGGCGGAGAAGGTTTCCTGGAGACGCTGGAGAAAAACGGCAGGCGTCAGGTCATCCTGACCGGGATGGAGACCCACGTCTGTGTGCTGCAGACCGCGCTGGAGCTTCTATCCCGCGGCTACGTGGTGCACCTGGTGGTCGACGCGGTGATGAGCCGCAAGAAGCACAACTGGGAGATCGCGCTGCAGACCATGACCCAGGCCGGTGCGGTCATGACCTCGACCGAATCGGTGCTGTTCCAGTTGCTGCGCGTCGCCGGCACCGAGGAGTTCAAGAAGCTTTCTAAGCTCGTGAGGTAGGGGAGAGGGTGCTGACGTAGCGGTCGATGCGCTCCCGGTCTTCATCCGAGATCCCGACGAATTGGATGCCCAATCCGACGGGGAGCGTGTTCTTCACCCGGGCCTTGCTGGTGTTGAGCCAGGCGATGCGCCCCTTGGTCTGGATGATGGCGCCTGCCGGCTCGGGGAGCGCGAAGAGCAGCTCCATCTCGGTTCCCTTGTCGAGATCGACATCGGCGGCGAGGTAGAGGCCGTTTTGGCTCAAATTGACGCTGAAGCCCGAGAGGGTGAGGCCGAAGGCGCGGAACTTCACGTTGAAGCGGCAACTTCCCCTCCGGTCGCGCCGGTCCACCGCAGGAAGGAGTTTGCGGGACGCCTCCAGGAAGATAACACGATCGAGAGGTTTGAAGACGATATCGTCGCAGCCCGCCGCCAGGCAGAGGCGGCGATCGGCCTCCTTCCCTTCAGAAGCGGTGAGAATCACCGCTGTGGAGAGTCGGGGGTCTTTTTTTATGGTGCGGCAGCATTCGGCGCCGTCCATGACCGGCATATGCAGGTCCATGATCACGAGGTCCGGATGTTGTTCCCGGCAGATCTGCAGGGCCTCCTCACCGTTGCGGGCGGTAAAGATATCCACCGCGGAGAGGGAGAGAAAATCCTTTTCCAGTTCCAGGAACATACTCACGTCATCGACCAGCAGGACCTTGTGTGCCACGTGTACTCCGTTCGGTGTCATCAAGTGTGGAAGGGACTGGCTCCGTAGGTGCCTGTCCCTCTTGCGGAACGCTCCACTCCGCCCAGCCATCTTACCCAAGCCCCAAGGGGACAGGCACCTGGCGGAGCCAGTCCCCTCCTTCGGTAAAGGGCTCGAAGGTGTAGAACATAAAAAAAGGGGGGCGAAAAAACCTCGCCCCCCGGATTGCTTGCCGATTACCCTTTCGCCAGCGTCTTCGCGATCACATCATGGTTCAGCCAGAACACCGGCGCCTGCGGGTTCCACGAGCTGTTGAACATGAGGCTGCCCACCCCCTGGAACACGGCGCGGGAGAGCACGGCGCAGACGATCTCCTTCTGGTCCGCGTTCATGCTGATCAGCTCCGCCGAGGTATTCAGCATGTACTCCTGCTGCTCCGGCTTGTTGTGCTGCGGCCAGCTGTCGAAGTCCCGGGTGCTGGTGATGAGCTCGGAGGTGAGGTAGGTGTTGGCGATCTTCAGCAGATCGTCGACCGTGGTCCCCTCGCGCAGCAGCGCCTGGCACTCGTTGACCACCGACTGCACGCCCTCGGCGCGCAGGGCGCCCATCAGCGGATAGAGGGAGTTCTCTACGCCGAGGAAGAGTGCGCTCGAGTTGGTGAGGATCTCGGGGCAGTTGTACACGGTCGCCTTGATTCCCTTCTCCCATGCCTCGATGGCGATGTCTTCCAGGCGGATCTTGGCCCACCCCTGCAGGTACGGGGTGTAGGACTGCCAGGTGATGACGCCGTCGATCAGCACGCCGGTGCCGTGGTAACCGTAGGCCGCGTAATGGGTGTCGTGCTTCTCCCTGAGGCCCGCGGTGGCGTCGATCAGGTAGCGGAAGGTGTCCGCGGTGACTTCGTTGAAGCTCGCGTCGCACAGCTTGCCCATGTCGGAGTTCCAGAAGGCCTCCGAGGAGAGGAAGCGGTCGCCCTGCCCCTTGAACAGCTTGTTCAGGATCGGCATGAAGACGCGGGCGCGCGGGATGCCGCCGGCCATGGTGTGGACCACGAGCAGCTTGCTGCCGGCGGGGATCACCTTCTCCAGTTCGGCCACCACGGCCGCAAGGTTCTTGCAGAAACGCTCGGTGCCGCGCTGTTTGGAGTACTCGACCTCCGCCGGGTCCAGCTTGACTGAAGCCCAGTCATCCGGCTTCACGCCTTTGAAACGGTCCACCGGAGCGATGCCGTCCTTGCCGGGCTCCATGTCGAAACCGGCCTCCAGCGGGATGTTGATGATCTTGCCGCCCAGCCCTGCCTCGGCGGTGGCGAGCTCTTCCTCGTTGAGCGGGCGCAGCGTGCCGTCCGCATCGCGCCTGCCGACGGTGGCACCGATGATGGTCATCCCCTTGGCCCTGGCCTCGTCCACGATGCCGTTGGCGTAGCCGCGGCCGAACAACTCGCCGCACAGAAACAGTACGTCCCCTTCCTTATAACCGGCGGTAGCCGGCACTTCCTTCATTGCATGGTATCTGCTCATCTAGGTTCCTTTCTATGTGTTGTGTGCTCCTCCCCCCGGAGGGGGGAGGTGGGGAGGGGGGAACGCTTGAGATGCAACGGCGCCCCTCCCTAGCCCTCCCCCTCCGGGGGAGGGAACTCTATTGGTTACGGGTTAATATTCTTCCCTGTTGCTCAGGTTCTCGAAGCGGGTGAACTCGCCTCTGAAGGCGAGGTCGACCGTGCCGATGGGACCGCTTCTGTGCTTGCCGATGATGACCTCCGCCTTCCCCTTGAGGTCCTCGTTCTCCTTGTCGTACACCTCGCCGCGGTAGACGAACATGATGATGTCGGCGTCCTGCTCGATTGCACCGGATTCGCGCAAGTCGCTCATCATCGGGCGCTTGTCGGTTCTCTGCTCCAGGCTTCGGTTCAGCTGCGACAGGGCGATCACCGGGATACCCAGCTCCTTGGCCAGCGCTTTGAGCGAGCGCGAGATCTCCGAGATCTCCTGCTGGCGCGATTCGCTATTGGCGCCGCCGCGCATGAGCTGGAGGTAGTCGATGACGATGATGCCGATGTCGTGTTCGGCCTTGAGGCGCCTCGCCTTGGAGCGCAGTTCCATCACCGTGATCGAGGGGGTGTCGTCGATGAAGATCTTGGAGTTGTGCAAAAGCCCCGCACCCTTGATCAGCTTGGGCCAGTCGTTTTCCTGCAGGTGCCCCGAGCGCAGCCGGGTGAGGTCGACCCGCGAGGCGGAGCAGAGAAGCCTCTCCACCAACTGCTCCTTGGGCATCTCCAGCGAGAAGATGGCAGCCGGGAACTTCTTGTCCGAGTCGACCGCCGCGTACTGGGCGACGTTGAGCGCGAAGGTGGTCTTACCCATCGCCGGACGTCCCGCGATGATGACCAGGTCGCCGGCGTGAAAGCCCGCGGTCAGCTTGTCGAGGTCGGTATAGCCGGTGGGGACGCCGGTCACCAGCTCCTTCTTCTCGTACAGGAGCTCGATGTTCTTGATGGTGTCCTTGAGGATGTCGCTGACCTTGTAGTAGGACGGGCGGAGCTTGTTCTCCGAGATCTCGAAGATCACCTTCTGCGCGGAATCGAGCAGTTCCTCGACCTCGACCTTGTCCTCGAAACCGTTGCTGACGATGTCGGTGGCGGCGGAGATGAGCTTCCTGGTGATGTACTTCTCCTTCACGATCTTGCAGTAGTAGGAGATGTTCGCCGCCATCGGGACGAAGTCCACCAGCGTGGCCAGGTAGGCGCCGCCTCCCACCTCTTCCAGCTCACCCTTCTTGCGCAGGATGGTGGTCATGGTGATCAGGTCGCAGGGCTCGCCGCGCTCGTTCAGTTCGATCATGGCGCGCATGATCTTTCTGTGGCTCTCCCGGTACATCTCTTCCGGCGAAAGGACCTCGAGCACGCGGTTGATCGCCTCGTTGTCGACCAGGATCCCACCCAGGATCGACATCTCCGCTTCGATGCTCTGCGGCGGCAGTTTTCTCATGTCCGCTTGGTTCATGCAGTTCCTCAAAAACAAAAAGCTGCGCCTGGGCGCGGCTGCACATACGGGTTAGGCTGAAGCGTCGAATAGTACCCGTTACCGGCGCCGGGGTCAACAAAATTGACGGTTTGCAAAAGAAAGTTGCCGGGTTGACAGGGGCTGCGCGTGTGTTTGCGGCAGCTACACGCCGCACTCCTTCAGGAAGGCCAGCGACTTCAGTTCCCGGTCCAGGTGGAGGTCGATGGCGGGGTTCAAAAGGAGGTCCGCCTCGCGCAGCAGCACGTCCGGAAAGACCACGGCGCCGAAGCGGCCGGTCTGCATGGCGCGGGCGAGCAGCGACGCCGTTTCCTCGGAGACGCCGCGCACCTGCAGCTCGGGTTGGTAGCCCAGTATCTTCAGGAGGTTCACCGCGAAGAAGCGTCGATCGGAGGGGGAGGCGGGGGCGTCGTTGAGGCGTTCCAGGTAGCAGTACAAAAGGCGGAACAGGCGCGGGCTCGGTTCTTCCTCGGGGGTGAGCCGCTCCACCAGTTCGCAGGCGTAGGCGGCGCAGCCGATCTTGGCTAAGTCGGCGCGGATGCCGGGGAAGATGCCGAGGATGTCGGCCCCCGAGAGGGTGGGTAGCCCGGTTCCCAGGTGCAACTGGACCTTGAGGTGTGCGAAGGGCTCCAGGGCGCCGGCGAAGCGTTTCTTGCTCCTCTTGGCGCCGCGCGCCACCCCCTGCAGCTTCCCCTGTTCCAGCGTGAACAGGGTCACGATGCGGTCCGCCTCCCCGAAGTCGGTGAGGCGCAGCACTATCCCTTCAGCCTCCGCGTTTTTCATGGATTGGAAAGTAGCATCATGGCAGGGGTGGAGTCAACGGGGCATCTGCAGAGACGATCGGCCTTCTTATCGGCAGGGTCATCACTCCCTCCCCCGGAGGGGGAGGGCTGGGGAGGGGGAAGCGGGGCAGCCCCCCACCCGACCTCCCCCCTCCTGGGGGAGGAGGATGGACTTACCCGCGTATGTTCAACCTGTGCATCAAAAGCCCCAGGTACCGGTTCAGCGGGTGGCTTCTCGGCAGGGACTTGATGGGCGGGGTTCCCCTGGTGCCGCACTTGGCCAGTTCGGTGTAGAATTCCTGACCTCCGCCCATCTGCACCCCTTTGCGCAAGGTCTCGAGTCCTTTACCCTTTTCGCCGGCCAGCACCTCGATTCGGCCCAGATTCAGTCGGATGCGCAGGTTGTCCGGGTCGTCCCGCAACGCCTGTTCGGCAAGCTTCAGCGCCTCACTGCAGTCCCCGCCGCTTTTGGCCTGGCTGAAGGCGAGGTCGGACGCGGTTTCCGGGGACTGCTCCAGGGCCTGGGCCTGGCCGAAGCAGCAGCGGGCCAGGAAGTAGAGCTGACGGTTCAGCGCCTCTACCCCCTTTGCCCGCAGTTCGAAGACGTCGCTGCCCGGCTGGATCTGATCCACCTTTTCCATCACCAGATAGGTCGTCGGCGGACTTCCTTCCAGGGATTCCTCCCGGTGCAGCTCCATGAAGGAGCAGGGGGGCTGGGGGAAGTGCACGTCGCCCTGGTACTCGCCGTGCACCACGGTGAGGTAGATCCTCTGGCACAAGGGGAGCGCCTCGCGGAACACCGCCTCACCGCCGCAGATGAACAGTTCCTCGTCTCCCTCGGCGGCCGCGATCCCTTCCTGCAGGGTGCGGGCGATGATGATCCCGTCGGTCCTCCCCATGCTCTTGCTGAGCACGATGTTCTTGCGCCCGTCCAGCGGGTGGCCGATCGACTCGAAGGTCTTTCTCCCCATCAGCACCGCATGCCCCATGGTGAGGCTTCGGAAGCGAGCCAGGTCGGCGGGAATGCTCCAGGGAAGCTTCCCGTGCGCTCCTATAACCCTGTTGTCAGACATGGCAGCTATGATGGAGATGATCATGAGGCCTCCGCGGTCACCTGTGATTGCAGTACATTAGCGCAGCGTCACCACTGTGACACCGTCGCCGCCTTCGAAACGCTCGCCGGTGCGGAACTCCGCCACCAGCGGATGTCCGGTCAGGTAGCTTCGAACCCCCTTCATCAGGGCGCCGGTCCCCTTGCCGTGTACGACGCGCACCTCGGAGAAGCGCTCCAGCGAGGCGTGGTTCAGGAACGGCTCCAACTCGCCGATCGCTTCCTCCACCCGCATCCCGAGGAGGTTGATGCTGGTCGCGGGCTCGGCGGCAGCTTCCTCTTCCTGCTGGCGGGCGCGCTGCTTACGTACCTTCTTCGGTTCTTTCCCTTTGGGCTTTAACAGCGATGACAGGGCGACATCCAGTTCCATGCTCCCGGCCCGCACCCGGGCACGCCCGGCACGGCGGTCCACGGAGAGGATGGTGGCGTCCAGGTTGAGCGGCTTCACGAAGAGGACATCCCCCGCGGCGACCTGGTCCGGGTCGACGTTCTCCTCGGGGTGCAGCCCGTCCAGCGCCGATTCCACCTCGCGTGCCGCCTGGTCCAGCTTCTCCTTCGCCTCGCGCGCCTTGTCGCGCTTGGCCTCGTCGATCATGGCCGCCACCTCGCGACGGGCCTTGGAGATGATCTGCTGCGCTTCCAGAAGTCCCTTCTCACGGGCGTCCTGCACCAGCTTGGCCGCCTCGTCGCGGCGGTCCACCAGGTTGCGCTCCGCGCGTCCCAGCTTCTCCTCTCGCTCGGAAAGTTCGGCGAGGGTGCGGTCCAACTGCTCGCGCTTCTCCTTCAGGTCGCGCAACAGCGCGTGGAAGTCCGCCTCCATGGTGCCGATCATGCCCCTGGCGAAGGTGACCACGCGCTCGGGGAGGCCGTAGCGGCTGGCGATCTCCAGGGCGTGCGATTCCCCCGGTTCTCCCACCACCAGCCGGTATAGCGGCGCAAGCTTCTGTCGGTCGAAGGCCATGGCGGCGTTCACCATCCCCGCCTCGCGCTGCACGAAGCCGATGATCTCGGTGAGATGGGTGGTGGCGACCACCAGCGCCCCCTTGTTCTGCAGCTCCTTCAGCACGGCGCAGGCGATGGCCGCCCCCTGTCCCGGCTCGGTGCCGGTGCCGAGCTCGTCCAAAAGGACCAGCGCGCCGCGATCGGCGTGTTCGATGATGCTGGAGATCTTGGAGATGTGGGCCGAGAAGGTGGAGAGGCTCTCCTCGATGGACTGCTCGTCGCCGATGTCCACCAGGATGCTCTCGACCTTCGGGAGCACGGTGCCGGGTAGGGCGGGGACCGGCATGCCGCACAAGGCCATCACGGAGAGCAGTCCCGCGTTCTTGATGGCGATGGTCTTGCCGCCGGTGTTGGGACCGGTGACCACCATGACCCGGTTCTCCACTGCCAGTTCCAGGTCCAGGGGGACCACCTCTTTCCCCATC
It encodes the following:
- a CDS encoding dihydrofolate reductase; this encodes MIISIIAAMSDNRVIGAHGKLPWSIPADLARFRSLTMGHAVLMGRKTFESIGHPLDGRKNIVLSKSMGRTDGIIIARTLQEGIAAAEGDEELFICGGEAVFREALPLCQRIYLTVVHGEYQGDVHFPQPPCSFMELHREESLEGSPPTTYLVMEKVDQIQPGSDVFELRAKGVEALNRQLYFLARCCFGQAQALEQSPETASDLAFSQAKSGGDCSEALKLAEQALRDDPDNLRIRLNLGRIEVLAGEKGKGLETLRKGVQMGGGQEFYTELAKCGTRGTPPIKSLPRSHPLNRYLGLLMHRLNIRG
- a CDS encoding endonuclease MutS2, producing MINKDTLKRLEFDKILETAATFAHCEASHEGALAITPLKSRQEMELRLGLVDEIRKLTRLGIALKLAPFEDITPQVKAVRPAGAVIAPIALQRFIPTLRVMAAVASQLAYRTDVPLLLAEAGCISGFPDLLNPLEHTVNEEGEILDTASRLLADIRGRKKGLTARIKKRLEEIVRERHTAIFLQDDFITQRSGRWVIPVRMDSKGMVPGVVHDVSNSGETAFMEPLEIIGLANELENLVADERAEEIRIVRQICDWIREDAEEILQQFEALVELDILNCIATLSDRLKSETPVIADTPTILLKSARHPILTLMGKEVVPLDLELAVENRVMVVTGPNTGGKTIAIKNAGLLSVMALCGMPVPALPGTVLPKVESILVDIGDEQSIEESLSTFSAHISKISSIIEHADRGALVLLDELGTGTEPGQGAAIACAVLKELQNKGALVVATTHLTEIIGFVQREAGMVNAAMAFDRQKLAPLYRLVVGEPGESHALEIASRYGLPERVVTFARGMIGTMEADFHALLRDLKEKREQLDRTLAELSEREEKLGRAERNLVDRRDEAAKLVQDAREKGLLEAQQIISKARREVAAMIDEAKRDKAREAKEKLDQAAREVESALDGLHPEENVDPDQVAAGDVLFVKPLNLDATILSVDRRAGRARVRAGSMELDVALSSLLKPKGKEPKKVRKQRARQQEEEAAAEPATSINLLGMRVEEAIGELEPFLNHASLERFSEVRVVHGKGTGALMKGVRSYLTGHPLVAEFRTGERFEGGDGVTVVTLR
- the dnaB gene encoding replicative DNA helicase encodes the protein MNQADMRKLPPQSIEAEMSILGGILVDNEAINRVLEVLSPEEMYRESHRKIMRAMIELNERGEPCDLITMTTILRKKGELEEVGGGAYLATLVDFVPMAANISYYCKIVKEKYITRKLISAATDIVSNGFEDKVEVEELLDSAQKVIFEISENKLRPSYYKVSDILKDTIKNIELLYEKKELVTGVPTGYTDLDKLTAGFHAGDLVIIAGRPAMGKTTFALNVAQYAAVDSDKKFPAAIFSLEMPKEQLVERLLCSASRVDLTRLRSGHLQENDWPKLIKGAGLLHNSKIFIDDTPSITVMELRSKARRLKAEHDIGIIVIDYLQLMRGGANSESRQQEISEISRSLKALAKELGIPVIALSQLNRSLEQRTDKRPMMSDLRESGAIEQDADIIMFVYRGEVYDKENEDLKGKAEVIIGKHRSGPIGTVDLAFRGEFTRFENLSNREEY
- a CDS encoding sigma-54-dependent transcriptional regulator; this encodes MSINNILVADDEESMRWVLSKALKKKGFNVELAKDGNEALKLIKENVYDLALLDIKMPGVTGLELLDRVKEERADLMVVIMTAEASMKNAVEAMKRGAYDYLTKPFDLGVIDAVVEKVSRAREMTSQVSLLKEELADRYQLEKTIIGNSPAMREVYKTIGKVAPSDVTVLVQGESGTGKELIARAIHYNSKRLGKPFIPLNCAAIPKELLESELFGFEKGAFTGATERKLGKFEQANGGTIFLDEIGDMPIDLQAKILRVLQEREITRTGGNQSIPVDVRVVAATNQDLEESVRNKQFREDLYYRLNVIPIQLVPLRDRKEDIPLLVQYFLGKICAELEVPQKRTSADAVKLLSNYNWPGNIRELENTIKRAVILSPDPLLVASDFPGLRNRQGEGKGEELSLEGIVDLKLRGCFSNMEKMESGDVHAMVLEQVERPLIRFVLEKTRGNQVRAADILGINRNTLRKKITELGIELRKE
- a CDS encoding response regulator translates to MAHKVLLVDDVSMFLELEKDFLSLSAVDIFTARNGEEALQICREQHPDLVIMDLHMPVMDGAECCRTIKKDPRLSTAVILTASEGKEADRRLCLAAGCDDIVFKPLDRVIFLEASRKLLPAVDRRDRRGSCRFNVKFRAFGLTLSGFSVNLSQNGLYLAADVDLDKGTEMELLFALPEPAGAIIQTKGRIAWLNTSKARVKNTLPVGLGIQFVGISDEDRERIDRYVSTLSPTSRA
- the recO gene encoding DNA repair protein RecO is translated as MKNAEAEGIVLRLTDFGEADRIVTLFTLEQGKLQGVARGAKRSKKRFAGALEPFAHLKVQLHLGTGLPTLSGADILGIFPGIRADLAKIGCAAYACELVERLTPEEEPSPRLFRLLYCYLERLNDAPASPSDRRFFAVNLLKILGYQPELQVRGVSEETASLLARAMQTGRFGAVVFPDVLLREADLLLNPAIDLHLDRELKSLAFLKECGV
- a CDS encoding hydrolase — protein: MTLLERFFLEKESAQLVVVDVQDKLCRAMDEKVLGKLTNNISILLDAAAELGIPALATEQYVKGLGETVPSLKEKLCTPSLEKMTFSCCGGEGFLETLEKNGRRQVILTGMETHVCVLQTALELLSRGYVVHLVVDAVMSRKKHNWEIALQTMTQAGAVMTSTESVLFQLLRVAGTEEFKKLSKLVR
- a CDS encoding enoyl ACP reductase FabMG family protein, whose amino-acid sequence is MSRYHAMKEVPATAGYKEGDVLFLCGELFGRGYANGIVDEARAKGMTIIGATVGRRDADGTLRPLNEEELATAEAGLGGKIINIPLEAGFDMEPGKDGIAPVDRFKGVKPDDWASVKLDPAEVEYSKQRGTERFCKNLAAVVAELEKVIPAGSKLLVVHTMAGGIPRARVFMPILNKLFKGQGDRFLSSEAFWNSDMGKLCDASFNEVTADTFRYLIDATAGLREKHDTHYAAYGYHGTGVLIDGVITWQSYTPYLQGWAKIRLEDIAIEAWEKGIKATVYNCPEILTNSSALFLGVENSLYPLMGALRAEGVQSVVNECQALLREGTTVDDLLKIANTYLTSELITSTRDFDSWPQHNKPEQQEYMLNTSAELISMNADQKEIVCAVLSRAVFQGVGSLMFNSSWNPQAPVFWLNHDVIAKTLAKG